The genomic stretch CGTTGGAAGTTTTCAGGTAATCGAGGCCCCTCTCGGTTAGACTGTATTTTACGCGCCTCACCCTGCCCCGGTACTCCTCGCGGGGCTCCAGAAGGCCCTCCTCGACCATCTTGTTGAGTATCGTGTACAGATTGCTGTGGCTGGGCTTCCAGAGGCCGATGGCCAATTTCTCAAGCTCTTTCAGTATCTCGTAGCCATGTGCTTCTCCCTTCAGGCCAACTATGACCAAGATTATGTCCTTCAGCGGGACCGTGAAGAGGCCCTTGATTATCCTGCGCTCGACATTCTCCCCCATTGTCACCACCATGGTCGAAAGTTGAACCACAATCCTTATAAATGCTTCTCTCAACGACATGTCGAACTTTGACATGTTTGAATTCATCATGGTAATGAACGATAATGGTGGTGGAGATGGCTTGGAACGAGTGGATAGTGAAGCACGCAAAGGCCATCGTGGCCCTCTGGATTATCGTGGTCATAGCCGCGATGCCCCTTGCGGCAAAGCTGAACGACCTCACCAACTACAGCACGGACCAGTTCCTGCCCAAGGACGTGGAATCCGTCAAGGTGCAGGATATCCTCACAAAAGAGTTCCCAGATTTCGCGGCCAGCGACAACCGGACGTACATGATAGTGAGCGGAGTGAACGTGAACGACCCCGCGACGCGGGATGCATATGAGCGCTTCAAGGCCGAGGCGAAGCCCTACGGCTCGAACTTCACCTCCTACTACGATGCCGTTGACATGCTCCACAACAAGTCCTACGAGATAGCGCTCAACCTCACCAAAACGACCGCCAACCTGACCGGAATCTTCTACGGCTCGGCAATCAACGCCAGCAGCACTTACGGAACACTCCTTTCTCAGATTGAGAACCTCAGCGTTCAGGTAGGGGAACTCAACGAAACCGTCCCCCAGCTTGCAGGGGCATACCTCGCGCTTGAGGCCAACCTGAGCGTTCTCTACAACCAGAGTCTAGCCCTCAGGGAAGCACTCAATCAGACGGATTTAGCCTACGTTGAACTCCACAGAAACCTCATCAGCGCAAGCGAGCAGTTGAGAACGCTGAACTCAACGATAGCAGGCCTTAACGCGGGCCTCTACAGCCTGCGCGAGAGCTACGCAGAAACCTACCTGGGAACGATAGGCACCTATGACGCCCTCGTTCAGGCAGGAGCCTATGAGAGCGGCCTGGATGGGGCAACGGCGAAGGCGATAGCCACCCATCTCGGCGTTCCCGCCGAGTTCGTCTACGCGGTTTACAACGCCACCTACCCGGCCTACTCCGCCTACGGGGCCGGTGCAATAACCGACGGCTTCTTGGCCAACGTTACCAAGGCGATGGTTCTCGGCCAGATCAGCGACCCGATGCAGAGAACCCTCGCGGAGGCCTACTCGTTTGCATTCTACCGGGGTGTCCTGACGTTTGATGGACAGGCAGGGAGCAGCTACACCCTCATTCAGCTCGGCGAGAACGCGGTTAGGCCCGTTGATGAGATAGCGAACAACGCCCTCAAAAACCTCCCGCTCGTCATCGAAGGGGCTGGGGGGAGCTACGAGGTTCCGGGCTTCGGAGAGATTCCCGCCAGCACGCTGGCCCGCATCGTCAACGTCTCGATAAGCCTTGGGGAGAATCCGGGCGATTCAGTGGTCGAGAACGCAGCGGTTAGGGTCGCCAAGGCCCTCATGGAAGGAAATCCGCTCCTCCAGCTGCCGAACGCAGAGGAGATACTGAGAACACTCCTGATCAATGGCCCGACGAGGAGGCTTGAGGTTAATCTCCTCGCAGGTGCTCTAAAGGAAAGGCTCCCTGACGAGCAGAAAGTTCTCGCCGAGCCTATAGCAAGGACAGTCGTCAGCTTCGACGCCAACGCCACAGGTGTTTTAGCTAAGAACCCGGGAGTACTCAGGAAGGCGACCGTTGCCCTGCTGGCTGAGCTTATGAAGGAACAGGGCGTTGAGCTCCCTGAGAGCGTTATTAACAAGGTCTACGACTCCAACGGGAACGTCGCCCCGATTGCGAGGGAGATTCTGATTCAAAAGACCTCCGAGGAGGTCGGGAGCGAGGAGGTTGCCGAAACCATCGTCGATGCGGTTCTTAAGAACCCCGAGGAACTGGAGAAAGGCAAGGGCGTTAAAGAGACCGTCAAGGAGATAATCACGAGCCTGGCCGGAGACGTCCCGATAGACCTCGGCAGGGCTGTGGACGATGTTTACGCAGGAAAGAATCCGGAGGAGATAGCCTACAGCCTGTTCGAGCAGGGTGTCGATGAGAAGCTCGCCGACGTCAGCGCGCCGGAGGACGTCAAGGAAACGCTGAGGGAGTTAATGCTCACCGTCGCCAGGGACTATCCGATGAGAGACTCCGACATAGAGCCCCTTGTGAAGGCGAAAACGGTGAAGCTCGTCGAAAAGTTCGTGGGGGAGATTGACCTCGGGGTTCCGCTCCACATAAACGCGACCGAGCTTGTGAAGGTCGCCTTCGAATTCAGGGACGACCCCGATGCCATCACCAAAGAGGACGTCGGGCCCATTGAGGAGCAAGTCTACCCGTCCATTTACAGCCTCGCAAAGAGCTACATCGGCATGCTCAAGGGCAAAGACAACACCACGATGCTCATCCTGTTTAATCCAAAGGGACTTGAGGGCGTCAGCGACATTGAAAAGCAGAGCAGGGTTCAGTACGAGAACTCAATCAAAGCAAAGGAGGTAGCCGTGAGGGAGTTCAGAACGGTCTCGCAGAAAGTCGAGGTATACGTAACCGGAACGCCCATTCAGACCTACGAGGCCATCAAATACGGCAAGGAGGACAACGACAAGACCACGAAGTTCAGCATCGTTGGGGCGCTCCTCGTACTCCTTATCCTGATGGGGGTGGCGCTGCTAGCGACGCTCCTGCCCTTCACCGGCGTCGCGACGGCAACGCTCACCGCGCTGGGAATCCTCTACCTGCTCGCAAAGGGCGACTATCTGGACGTCGGGAGCTGGGCCCAGATGCTCACCGTCACGACGGCGCTTGGCCTCGGAATAGACTACTCGACCTACTACCTCCACCGCTTCAAGGAGTACCTGGCGGAAGGCTACGACCACAACAGGGCGGCGAGTGAGGCGCTAAAGAGGGCAAAGGACGCGGTTCTGGCCAGCGCATCAACCGACATCATAGCCTTCGCGAGCTTCATCCTGGCCTGGGAGTTCCCGATATTCAAGACCATCGGCATGATAGCACCCCTGGCGGTCATCGTAGTCCTCCTCGCCAGCCTGACGTTCATTCCGGCTATAACGGTTCTCATAGGCGACAAACCGGCCTTCTGGTGGCCGAGGCACATCGAGCACCACATCGAGAGGGTGGACATCCACGAGAGGAGCAGAATCGCGGAGTGGGCCGTCAAGCACGCCAAAGTGGTCGTCATCATAGCGCTCCTCGTGGCGGTTCCGGCGGCCTACAACTTCGTCAACTTCAACGGAACCCACGACATAAAGCTGTTCATCCCCAAGGACAGCGAGACCTACAACTTCCTCCAGCTCAGCGAGAGCACGGTCGGTGCGGGTGTTACATCCCCGACCTACGTCGTGATTGACCTCGGCCACCCCCTCAGCGACGGCGACCTCAAGATCATCAACGAGCTCGCGGACAGGGTATCCTCGGTTGACGGCGTCGAGTACGTCTATACCCTCACCCAGCCCTATGGAAGGCAGGTGAACGTCAGCGTGGACGAGCTGAAGAGCCTTGGCGGAAACCGCTACATCTCGGAAGACGGCACCAAAGTGCTGATACAGGTTACCGGGAAGTACGAGGCCACCGACGACCGCTCCAAGGACATGGTGAGGGAGATAAGGGATATAGTGAAGGACGAGGAGAAGTCGGGAGCAATAAAGTCCGGAATGGTTGGCGGAAGCACTGCACTGGCGCTCGACCTCAGCGACCTCATCAACGACGTCTTCTGGCACAGAATCTTCCCGGTGGCGCTCCTGCTGATGTTCCTCTCGCTGATACCAACGCTCAAGGGACTGCCCGCGGTCATAACCACAATAGGCACCATAGCGGTCGGCGTGCTCCTCAGCATAACCGTCTCCAGCTGGCTCTTCGAGAGGGTCTTCGGCCAGCAGGTCATGTGGTTCCTGCCCATGATGGTCTTCATAGTGCTCATGGGAGTCGGCATAGACTACAACAGCTTCTACCTGGTCAAAGCCAGGGACGAGTTCGAGCGCAGGAGTGCGAGAGACGCGCTGGTGGTCGCCGCCGGAACGATGGACACGCTGGTCGTCGGTCTCGCCGCCGTGCTGGCGGTGACCTACGGCTCGCTGATGACCGGGGCGACGTGGGGAATAAGGGAGATAGGCTTCGCACTGGCCATCGGAGTGCTCTTGACTGCCACAGCGGCGGTCTACTTCATCGGCCCGGCCACGATGGCCCTCTTCGGTGAAAAAGCCTGGTGGCCACTGCACAGGACAAAAAAGGAGCCTAAGAAGGAATGACCAACCCATTTATTTCTTCTTCCCCCACCCCCTTTCATTTTTTCGTACTCGACAGACTTTTAAACGCTGAACCACAGGTTCAAGCATGAACATCGCCGAGATGCTCGCCCTCATAGCGGTCGGCTACGTCCTCAAGAGGCTGGTCAAATCGGAGAAGCCCTTCGACTACCTTCGAATTCTGGTGAACGACTTTCTCCTCGCCCTGTTCATCTTCGGGAACGTGGCGAGCAAGGACCTGAACTACCTCCTGAGCATAAAGACGGTCTTCCTCTACGTCTTCCTGATAATCGCGATAAGCCTCGGGTTTTCGTACGTCTACGGCCGCGTCGTCCTTAAAAACGACCCCTGGGCCGGTGCGCTGATGGTTCTCTCGGTCTACCCCAACACGGCCGCCCTCGGCTTCCCGATAGCGAGCCTCTTCCTCGACGACATAACGCCGGCCATACTCTACTCCACGACCAACTCGATGATAGTCATCCCGATCGTCACTTTCATAGCGGCCCACTACTCCAGCGGAGGCGCGAACGTTAAGGACAGCTTCCTGAAGGCGCTGAAGTTTCCGCCGACGGTGGCGAACCTCTTCGCCCTTGCACTCGTCATAGGCGGCGTTCATCTTCCTGCCCAAATCCTTGAGCCTATAAGAACCGTCGGTTGGCTCAGCATTCCATTGCTCATTATCTACTTCGGCTCGCGGATAACACTGAGGAGCTTCGACTGGCGCAAGCTCGCTGAGGTCGGGGCCTTCAGGATAGCGATTCCCTTCGCCTTCGTTTTCCTCACCCTCCGCTGGGCGGCCCCGGACGTCTTCTACTCGGTCCTCGTCGAGGCCTCGATGCCCCCAGCCATAGCGGCCAACGCGATTCTGGCCCAGTACCGCCTGAAGGCCGAGGAGGCGATAAGCGTCACCTTCGTGCTGACCCTGCTCGTCATAGGACTCTTCATGGTTCTCAAGACCTTCGTGTAAGGGTCACGAAAAGGTAATAAAGACGGCGTGCAACTGTTCTAAAACGCATGGATGTGGTCACATGCTGGGGAATGTTCTGAAAAACATCGTAAGTTCCGACCCCGAGGGAATAAAGGAGAATGGAATCAAAGTTTCGGCCGGGGAGGTCCTCTCAAAGTGGTCCGAACTCGCTGCGGAGTACGTCACGAATGGCCGCTCCGCCCTTAAGATGTATATCGACATCGAGTGGAAGGAAGGCGGCGTCTTTGGAATGGGCGGTACAAAGCACCGTTACAAGGGCACGTACCGTCTGGAGAGCGCGATGAAGAGCGGGAAGTACGTTCTCCTCAACGTCTATCCCCACGACCCCGACGAGGCATTCACCATCAAGCTCCTTCCGGAACATGAGGTGTACCTCTCATCGGGCAATATGAAGCACCTCCGCGGGATTTTCGGACTCTGACCGATGCCCTTTTTAACCCTTCGACCTTTCTTTTAACGGTGGTCACGATGGAAAGAATGATTGAGATTCTCAGGGAAATTTTAGAGATACCGTCCCCGACGGGCTACACAAGGGAGGTTATGGCCTACATAGCCGGACTCCTCAACGAAAACGGCGTGAAAACCTACTTCACCAACAAGGGTGCCCTGATAGCGGGCAACCATCCGGAGCCGGAGCTGGTTGTGGCGGCCCACGTTGACACCCTCGGCGCGATGGTTAAAGGAATCCTGCCAAACGGACACCTGAGTTTCACGAGGGTAGGCGGCCTGCACCTTCCGGCCTTCGAGGGCGAGTACTGCACGATAATCACCCGCTCGGGGAAGAAGTACCGCGGAACGCTCCTCCTCAAGAACCCCAGCGTCCACGTGAACAGGGAAGCTGGAAAGAAGGAGCGCAAGGAGGAGAACATGTACATCCGCCTGGATGAGCTCGTCGAGAAGAAGGAGGATACGGAGAAGCTCGGCATAAGGCCGGGTGACTTCATAGCCTTCGACCCGAAGTTCGAGTACGTCAACGGCTTCGTTAAAGCTCACTTCCTCGACGACAAGGCGAGCGCCGCGGTGATGATAGACCTGATGCTCGATCTGGGGGCTGAGGCCCTCGAAAAGCTCCCGGTGGCGTTCTTCTTCTCGCCCTACGAGGAGGTCGGACACGGCGGTTCGGCGGGCTATCCAATGAGCATGAGGGAACTCCTCGTCGTCGACATGGGCGTCGTCGGCGATGGCGTCGCGGGCAAGGAAACCGCGGTATCGATAGCGGCCAAGGACTCAAGCGGCCCGTACGACTACGAGATGACGACGAAACTCATCGAGCTGGCCGAGAGGCATGAGATTCCCCACGTCGTCGACGTATTCCCCTACTACGGCTCCGACGGCTCGGCGGCGCTCAGCGCAGGCTGGGATGTCCGCGTGGCTTTGATAGGCCAAGGCGTCCACGCGAGCCACGGCATGGAGAGGACGCACGTCAAGGGCATGATCGCGACGAAGGACCTCATCAGGGTCTACATTGAGGAGAAGTGGGGGGTCTAATACTTTCTCCATATTTTTGAACCCGAGAAAATGGGAAGCCAACGGCTTCATCTTTTCCATCTCATCAGGATCACCAGTACCAGTATCAAAAGGCCCGCCAGGCCAATTGCATGTACGAGCGAGGTGTTGGTGGCCGTTTGGTGGTCATCTGACCCATTAGTTGGTTCCGGATACCCGCTTTGAGGTGATGGAGTCGAGACCGGGGACGTCGTGGGGGTCGTTGCTGGGGAGGGAATCGAAGATACTCCTCCAAATGCTCTCAGCTCCAGGTACAGGTTCCTCGGCTCACACTTCTCGATGTAAAACGGCCCGTTGCTTATGAATGCGTGACCCCTTTCCTCAATCCACTCCACCGCCCGCTCGTAGCCCTCCGTCGGGTCGTCCACGTCCCCTGCTATCGCACCGGGAACTTCCTTCCTCTCCTCCAGAAGCTTAAGTACCTTCCTCAGGTCCATCGCATGCTCCCTCTCCAGGAGGTTGAGGCACAGGGGGCCTCTGCTGAACGAGTAATCTCTGACTATCCCGTACTCGCCCGGCCTAGCAACAAGCTCGCCCATGGCGTGGTACAGCTCCCAGGGGAACGTTGGGTAGTGGAGGTAGTGCCTAGCCGTTACGTCATCGGCAAAGGGGTGGGCGTAGGTACCGTAAACCACGTAGCCGTCGTCGGTGAACTCGAAGCCCAGGACATCTGAGAGCGATTCGGCCGTGTCGTCCAGGTTCTCGTCGTAGTAGGGGTCGCCCGGGCCGTCCCTGTAGGCCCAGGTGTAGAGGAACGCTAGGTAGTACTTGAAATCCACCCCCCTAAGCTCCACACCGTCGTGCCACGTCGCCGGGCGGCAGTTGAATGTCACCCTCACCCCCGCAGTCTCACCGGCGTGAAGGGCCGTCCAGCCCAGGCTCTGGTTGTAAACGACTGCATCTTCCGGGACCGTGAAGTTGCCCCTCTCGACCGTCCAGTTGCACTCGTAGGGTTCATAGAGTCCGCCACTTCCAACGCGGCCGCCGGGAGCGTGGACGAAGCCCCAGAGGCTGACCGGGACGACGGCGCTGTCAAAACCATCAACCGGGTTGAACGCACCGCAGAGTCCGCAGGTGGGGACGAAGTACGCCACCCTGAGCACCCCGTCGGGCGTACTCGCCCCCAGCAGGCTCCAGCGGTTGAGGATTCCGGTGGTCGAATCGGGGGTTACGCCCTTAACCCTCTCCCTGTTCACGGGTGAGAGTTCCCACTCCTCGACGAGGAAAATCCTGGCGCTCTCCATTATTCCGATGCCAACTGCCATCCTCTGCAGGTCCCAGTACTGGTCGGCGCTGGTTATCGCGTAGCTCTTGCCGTTCATCCCGGCCCTGAGGTTATGGAGAAGCCTCGTCAGCTCCTCCTCCGTCCAGTTGAGCATCTCCCCCAGCTCCGAGGCCCTGCCGTAGTACTCGGCACCGATTGCCTTCAGCCCCCTGTCAGGGTTGCCGTTGCCGACTTCTATGAGGAAATCCAAGACCGTGACGGTGTTCCTGTGCTCCGGCCCAACCCTTCCCGGAAGGTAGCCGTACCATGCCGAGTAGAACCAGGCGGCGTAGTCGTCCATCCAGAGGCGAGAGCTTTTATCGGCGAACCAGCGGCCGGTGTAGACGTTCCACTCGTAGTCGCTCGGAGGCTCGTTGAATATGACCTTGCTGGCCTTTTGCCTGTCGAGGTAAACCATCTCCACGGCGAAACCGGCTTTTCTGAGCTGTTCGGCGATGTATACGCCCAGTTTTGCCCTCTCGTCCTCGGTGCGGACGGCGAGCTTGACCGTCACCGGCCTGCCATCGAAGTGCCAGGTTCCGTTTACCCTTTCCAGCCTGTGGCCGTACCTGGCGACCTCCCCCGCGGCCTCTTCCATCGCCATCTCTATCACCTGGAGGGCGAGTTCCTCGTTCCCCTCGGCCGTGAGGTTCAGGGCGGCATAGACTGGCTCGATGTACCCGCTGGCCGGGTGGCTGGGCCTTACACAGCTTAACATCGGTGCAG from Thermococcus sp. 21S7 encodes the following:
- a CDS encoding PadR family transcriptional regulator; this translates as MGENVERRIIKGLFTVPLKDIILVIVGLKGEAHGYEILKELEKLAIGLWKPSHSNLYTILNKMVEEGLLEPREEYRGRVRRVKYSLTERGLDYLKTSNELALRVLYTSINYHEALKKKLERMGERKVMDRETVIEYLELLKKIRDILDEEIRTIEAELSAGN
- a CDS encoding MMPL family transporter, which translates into the protein MAWNEWIVKHAKAIVALWIIVVIAAMPLAAKLNDLTNYSTDQFLPKDVESVKVQDILTKEFPDFAASDNRTYMIVSGVNVNDPATRDAYERFKAEAKPYGSNFTSYYDAVDMLHNKSYEIALNLTKTTANLTGIFYGSAINASSTYGTLLSQIENLSVQVGELNETVPQLAGAYLALEANLSVLYNQSLALREALNQTDLAYVELHRNLISASEQLRTLNSTIAGLNAGLYSLRESYAETYLGTIGTYDALVQAGAYESGLDGATAKAIATHLGVPAEFVYAVYNATYPAYSAYGAGAITDGFLANVTKAMVLGQISDPMQRTLAEAYSFAFYRGVLTFDGQAGSSYTLIQLGENAVRPVDEIANNALKNLPLVIEGAGGSYEVPGFGEIPASTLARIVNVSISLGENPGDSVVENAAVRVAKALMEGNPLLQLPNAEEILRTLLINGPTRRLEVNLLAGALKERLPDEQKVLAEPIARTVVSFDANATGVLAKNPGVLRKATVALLAELMKEQGVELPESVINKVYDSNGNVAPIAREILIQKTSEEVGSEEVAETIVDAVLKNPEELEKGKGVKETVKEIITSLAGDVPIDLGRAVDDVYAGKNPEEIAYSLFEQGVDEKLADVSAPEDVKETLRELMLTVARDYPMRDSDIEPLVKAKTVKLVEKFVGEIDLGVPLHINATELVKVAFEFRDDPDAITKEDVGPIEEQVYPSIYSLAKSYIGMLKGKDNTTMLILFNPKGLEGVSDIEKQSRVQYENSIKAKEVAVREFRTVSQKVEVYVTGTPIQTYEAIKYGKEDNDKTTKFSIVGALLVLLILMGVALLATLLPFTGVATATLTALGILYLLAKGDYLDVGSWAQMLTVTTALGLGIDYSTYYLHRFKEYLAEGYDHNRAASEALKRAKDAVLASASTDIIAFASFILAWEFPIFKTIGMIAPLAVIVVLLASLTFIPAITVLIGDKPAFWWPRHIEHHIERVDIHERSRIAEWAVKHAKVVVIIALLVAVPAAYNFVNFNGTHDIKLFIPKDSETYNFLQLSESTVGAGVTSPTYVVIDLGHPLSDGDLKIINELADRVSSVDGVEYVYTLTQPYGRQVNVSVDELKSLGGNRYISEDGTKVLIQVTGKYEATDDRSKDMVREIRDIVKDEEKSGAIKSGMVGGSTALALDLSDLINDVFWHRIFPVALLLMFLSLIPTLKGLPAVITTIGTIAVGVLLSITVSSWLFERVFGQQVMWFLPMMVFIVLMGVGIDYNSFYLVKARDEFERRSARDALVVAAGTMDTLVVGLAAVLAVTYGSLMTGATWGIREIGFALAIGVLLTATAAVYFIGPATMALFGEKAWWPLHRTKKEPKKE
- a CDS encoding AEC family transporter yields the protein MNIAEMLALIAVGYVLKRLVKSEKPFDYLRILVNDFLLALFIFGNVASKDLNYLLSIKTVFLYVFLIIAISLGFSYVYGRVVLKNDPWAGALMVLSVYPNTAALGFPIASLFLDDITPAILYSTTNSMIVIPIVTFIAAHYSSGGANVKDSFLKALKFPPTVANLFALALVIGGVHLPAQILEPIRTVGWLSIPLLIIYFGSRITLRSFDWRKLAEVGAFRIAIPFAFVFLTLRWAAPDVFYSVLVEASMPPAIAANAILAQYRLKAEEAISVTFVLTLLVIGLFMVLKTFV
- a CDS encoding M42 family metallopeptidase; its protein translation is MERMIEILREILEIPSPTGYTREVMAYIAGLLNENGVKTYFTNKGALIAGNHPEPELVVAAHVDTLGAMVKGILPNGHLSFTRVGGLHLPAFEGEYCTIITRSGKKYRGTLLLKNPSVHVNREAGKKERKEENMYIRLDELVEKKEDTEKLGIRPGDFIAFDPKFEYVNGFVKAHFLDDKASAAVMIDLMLDLGAEALEKLPVAFFFSPYEEVGHGGSAGYPMSMRELLVVDMGVVGDGVAGKETAVSIAAKDSSGPYDYEMTTKLIELAERHEIPHVVDVFPYYGSDGSAALSAGWDVRVALIGQGVHASHGMERTHVKGMIATKDLIRVYIEEKWGV
- a CDS encoding ABC transporter substrate-binding protein — protein: MRPIIVLYLLLLVLLAPLAEAGEWVPVEVIKFQGIQTRETALQRVASGEYDVGLFSLPAGDYRGLSKDLLENLELYKTVVSYVDLTFNTYHDPDKEAPIVTRGDETYLNPFAIREVRFAMNYLVSREHVVREIYGGNAAPMLSCVRPSHPASGYIEPVYAALNLTAEGNEELALQVIEMAMEEAAGEVARYGHRLERVNGTWHFDGRPVTVKLAVRTEDERAKLGVYIAEQLRKAGFAVEMVYLDRQKASKVIFNEPPSDYEWNVYTGRWFADKSSRLWMDDYAAWFYSAWYGYLPGRVGPEHRNTVTVLDFLIEVGNGNPDRGLKAIGAEYYGRASELGEMLNWTEEELTRLLHNLRAGMNGKSYAITSADQYWDLQRMAVGIGIMESARIFLVEEWELSPVNRERVKGVTPDSTTGILNRWSLLGASTPDGVLRVAYFVPTCGLCGAFNPVDGFDSAVVPVSLWGFVHAPGGRVGSGGLYEPYECNWTVERGNFTVPEDAVVYNQSLGWTALHAGETAGVRVTFNCRPATWHDGVELRGVDFKYYLAFLYTWAYRDGPGDPYYDENLDDTAESLSDVLGFEFTDDGYVVYGTYAHPFADDVTARHYLHYPTFPWELYHAMGELVARPGEYGIVRDYSFSRGPLCLNLLEREHAMDLRKVLKLLEERKEVPGAIAGDVDDPTEGYERAVEWIEERGHAFISNGPFYIEKCEPRNLYLELRAFGGVSSIPSPATTPTTSPVSTPSPQSGYPEPTNGSDDHQTATNTSLVHAIGLAGLLILVLVILMRWKR